A genome region from Mesorhizobium sp. B2-1-8 includes the following:
- a CDS encoding IS630 family transposase (programmed frameshift), which yields MAAYSMDLRERVVAAVKTEGLSRRAAAARFGVSYSAAIAWLKRVEETGSAAPRQVGGYKPKKLSGAWRDWLIERCHDRDFTLRGLVAELGERGLRVDYRSVWEFVHAEKLSHKKKTLIAVEQDRPDIARRRMQWTKYRDRIDPTRLVFIDETWTKTNMSPLRGWAPVGQRIKAKVPHGHWKTMTFLAALRHDRVEAPWLIDGPINGERFLLYVEKVLAPTLQPGDIVIMDNLGSHKGKAVRRAIRAAGARLFFLPKYSPDLNPIEQLFSKLKHWLRKAASRTVQTVCDAIGQILNRITPTECSHYFENSGYDRN from the exons ATGGCAGCCTATTCGATGGACCTTCGCGAGCGGGTTGTAGCCGCGGTCAAGACGGAAGGGCTCTCGCGACGCGCGGCGGCGGCTCGATTTGGCGTCAGCTACAGCGCGGCCATCGCGTGGCTTAAGCGCGTCGAAGAGACTGGCAGTGCTGCGCCTCGCCAGGTCGGCGGCTACAAACCGAAGAAGCTCTCGGGAGCGTGGCGCGACTGGCTGATCGAACGCTGTCACGACAGGGACTTCACCTTGCGCGGGCTTGTGGCCGAACTTGGCGAGCGTGGCCTGAGGGTCGACTACCGTTCGGTGTGGGAGTTCGTGCATGCCGAGAAGCTCAGTCACA AAAAAAAGACGCTGATCGCCGTCGAACAGGATCGTCCCGATATCGCGCGACGGCGCATGCAGTGGACGAAGTATCGGGACCGGATTGATCCGACGCGACTGGTCTTCATCGACGAGACCTGGACCAAGACCAACATGTCGCCGCTAAGGGGCTGGGCGCCGGTTGGACAGCGCATCAAGGCCAAAGTGCCGCATGGCCACTGGAAGACCATGACCTTCCTGGCCGCGCTGCGCCACGATCGCGTCGAGGCGCCCTGGCTGATCGACGGACCTATCAACGGCGAGAGATTTCTTCTCTATGTCGAGAAGGTTCTCGCTCCGACCCTCCAGCCGGGCGACATCGTCATCATGGACAATCTCGGCTCGCACAAAGGCAAGGCGGTGCGCCGCGCCATACGCGCCGCCGGCGCCAGGCTCTTCTTCCTGCCGAAATACTCGCCCGATCTTAATCCGATCGAACAGCTCTTTTCAAAACTCAAGCACTGGCTGAGAAAGGCAGCAAGCCGCACCGTCCAAACCGTTTGCGACGCGATCGGCCAAATTCTCAACCGCATCACACCGACAGAATGCTCACACTACTTCGAAAACTCCGGATATGACCGAAACTAA
- a CDS encoding transglutaminase-like cysteine peptidase, with protein sequence MNSSTMRRLRVCVAAGLALTGGWMAPAWASGAMATGGLTSQPIGHYDFCKQHPGECSIRPANLAPATLTDGLMRKLVDVTARVNAAVKPMSDMDIYGKDEVWAYPDNGVGDCEDYVLEKRRQLSRMGISLADLLITVVRKPDGEGHAVLTVRTDGGDYVLDNLTDKVKPWDETGYRFLKRQAIDNTGRWVSIRGGQQVLVGSVQ encoded by the coding sequence ATGAATTCCTCAACCATGCGAAGGCTGCGCGTATGCGTGGCAGCCGGGCTGGCGTTAACGGGAGGCTGGATGGCACCGGCCTGGGCGTCGGGCGCCATGGCGACCGGGGGCCTCACCTCGCAGCCGATCGGCCATTACGATTTCTGCAAGCAGCATCCGGGCGAATGCTCGATCCGCCCGGCCAACCTCGCGCCGGCCACCCTGACCGACGGCTTGATGCGCAAGCTGGTCGACGTCACCGCCAGGGTCAATGCCGCCGTCAAGCCGATGAGCGACATGGACATATACGGCAAGGACGAGGTCTGGGCCTATCCCGACAACGGCGTCGGCGACTGCGAGGACTACGTGCTGGAGAAGCGGCGCCAGCTGTCCCGCATGGGCATCTCGCTCGCCGATCTCTTGATAACCGTCGTGCGCAAGCCCGACGGTGAGGGCCACGCCGTACTGACGGTGCGCACCGACGGCGGCGACTATGTGCTCGACAATTTGACCGACAAGGTCAAACCCTGGGACGAGACCGGTTACCGCTTCCTCAAGCGCCAGGCGATCGACAACACCGGCCGCTGGGTCTCGATCCGCGGCGGCCAGCAGGTCCTGGTCGGCTCGGTGCAGTAG
- a CDS encoding polyhydroxyalkanoate depolymerase, whose translation MFYQLYEMNHAALQPARLYADAVRFLYSNPLNPVSHTHWGRSIAAGAELFERTTRRYGKPQFGLAKTVVDWNSVAVTEKTVWSKPFCNLVRFERAVPAGRKADPKLLIVAPMSGHYATLLRGTVEAMLPHADVHITDWVDARMVPLADGSFDLDDYIDYIIDMLHTLGPDTHVMAVCQPSVPVLAAVALMEAKGDPFVPSTMTLMGGPIDTRRNPTAVNLLAEEKGIDWFRDNVVMRAPWPVPGFGREVYPGFLQLSGFMSMNLDRHIIAHKEFFMHLVKDDGDNAEKHRDFYDEYLAVMDLTAEFYLQTVDTVFVRHALPKGEMTHRGARIDPSVIRNVALFTVEGENDDISGLGQTRAAQDLCVNIPADRKAHYVQPAVGHYGVFNGSRFRSEIVPRIVDFITSYGRQNRVAVKPKLVRTAKR comes from the coding sequence ATGTTCTACCAGCTCTACGAAATGAACCATGCTGCCTTGCAGCCGGCGCGGCTCTATGCCGACGCGGTCCGGTTTCTCTACTCCAATCCGCTCAACCCGGTTTCGCATACGCACTGGGGCCGATCGATCGCGGCGGGCGCCGAACTGTTCGAGCGCACCACGCGCCGCTACGGCAAGCCGCAATTCGGCCTGGCCAAGACGGTGGTCGACTGGAACAGCGTCGCGGTCACCGAAAAGACCGTCTGGTCGAAGCCGTTCTGCAATCTCGTTCGGTTCGAGCGCGCCGTTCCAGCCGGGCGCAAGGCCGACCCGAAGCTTTTGATCGTGGCGCCGATGTCGGGCCATTACGCCACGCTGCTGCGCGGCACGGTCGAGGCGATGCTGCCCCATGCCGATGTCCACATCACCGACTGGGTCGACGCCCGCATGGTGCCGCTGGCCGACGGCAGCTTCGATCTCGACGATTATATCGACTACATCATCGACATGCTGCACACGCTGGGTCCGGACACGCATGTGATGGCCGTGTGCCAGCCTTCCGTGCCGGTGCTTGCGGCCGTGGCGCTGATGGAGGCGAAGGGCGACCCCTTCGTCCCTTCGACGATGACCCTGATGGGCGGGCCGATCGACACCCGCCGCAACCCTACCGCCGTCAATCTGCTCGCCGAGGAAAAGGGCATCGACTGGTTTCGCGACAATGTCGTGATGCGCGCGCCCTGGCCGGTGCCGGGCTTCGGCCGCGAGGTCTATCCCGGCTTCCTGCAGCTGTCGGGCTTCATGAGCATGAACCTCGATCGCCACATCATCGCCCACAAGGAATTCTTCATGCACCTTGTGAAGGACGATGGCGACAATGCCGAAAAGCACCGCGACTTCTATGACGAGTATCTGGCGGTGATGGACCTGACGGCAGAATTCTACCTGCAGACCGTCGACACGGTCTTCGTGCGCCATGCCCTGCCCAAGGGCGAGATGACGCATCGTGGCGCCAGGATCGATCCGTCCGTTATCCGCAACGTGGCCCTGTTCACGGTCGAGGGCGAGAACGACGACATTTCGGGTCTTGGCCAGACCAGGGCGGCGCAGGACCTGTGCGTCAACATCCCCGCCGACAGGAAGGCGCATTACGTGCAGCCGGCGGTCGGCCATTACGGCGTCTTCAACGGTTCGCGCTTCCGCTCCGAGATCGTGCCGCGCATCGTCGACTTCATCACCAGCTATGGCCGTCAGAACCGGGTGGCGGTGAAGCCGAAGCTTGTCCGCACCGCCAAGCGGTAG
- a CDS encoding septal ring lytic transglycosylase RlpA family protein has translation MKTPKQTALVAVTIVAGLMVGASATSATAAAGQCGRASWYALHSRTASGERMNPSALTAAHRTLPFGTKLRVTNKNNGRSVVVRINDRGPFIKGRVLDLSKGAAGQLGFIGSGQTSVCMTRV, from the coding sequence ATGAAGACCCCAAAACAGACCGCGCTTGTCGCGGTAACGATCGTTGCTGGCCTGATGGTCGGCGCCTCCGCAACTTCGGCAACCGCCGCCGCCGGCCAGTGTGGCCGCGCTTCCTGGTACGCGCTGCACTCGAGGACCGCATCGGGCGAGCGTATGAACCCCTCGGCGCTGACCGCCGCCCACCGCACGCTGCCGTTCGGCACCAAATTGCGGGTCACCAACAAGAACAACGGCCGCAGCGTCGTCGTGCGCATCAACGATCGTGGTCCCTTCATCAAGGGCCGCGTGCTCGACCTGTCGAAAGGCGCCGCAGGCCAGCTCGGCTTCATCGGCTCCGGTCAGACGTCCGTCTGCATGACGCGCGTTTGA
- a CDS encoding pyridoxal-phosphate dependent enzyme, with protein MSEHRKAIADGADSAPSDTAPSRLRKPYASVLDLIGQTPIVELTRFDTGKCRLFIKLESQNPGGSIKDRIALSMIAAAEKDGRLRPGGTIVEATAGNTGLGLAQVGIPKGYRIILVVPDKMSREKIQHLRALGAEVHMTRSDVGKGHAEYYQDMAEKIAAELPGAFYANQFANPANPQAHETTTGPEIFSQLDGDVDAVVVGVGSGGTLTGLGRFFAKASPKTEMVLADPVGSVLAPLIKTGKMEEAGSWTVEGIGEDFVPPNADLSLVRKAYSITDKQSMLAVRDLLSREGILAGSSSGTLLSTALRYCREQTTPKRVVTFVCDSGNKYLSKVFDDFWLAEQGLAEHEQHGDLRDLVMRTHRTGDTVYVGPDESLLNAYGRMRRSDVSQLPVLDNGKLVGIVDESDILAHVDGPYDGRWERFSGPVRTAMTSNLHTLQASQTLDVLLPVFDRNEVAIVFDGDEFVGLITRIDLINHLRRRAK; from the coding sequence ATGAGCGAGCACAGAAAAGCCATAGCCGACGGTGCCGACAGCGCCCCGTCGGACACCGCACCATCCCGCCTACGCAAACCCTATGCCTCGGTGCTCGATCTGATCGGACAGACGCCCATCGTCGAGCTGACCAGGTTCGACACGGGAAAATGCCGGCTGTTCATCAAGCTCGAGAGCCAGAACCCCGGCGGCTCGATCAAGGACCGCATCGCGCTATCGATGATCGCGGCGGCCGAGAAGGACGGCAGGCTGAGGCCCGGCGGCACCATCGTCGAGGCGACCGCCGGCAATACCGGCCTTGGCCTCGCCCAGGTCGGCATCCCCAAGGGTTACCGCATCATCCTGGTCGTGCCAGACAAGATGTCGCGCGAGAAAATCCAGCATCTGCGCGCGCTGGGCGCCGAAGTGCACATGACGCGCTCCGATGTCGGCAAGGGTCATGCCGAGTATTACCAGGACATGGCGGAGAAGATTGCCGCCGAACTGCCCGGCGCCTTCTATGCCAACCAGTTCGCCAACCCGGCCAACCCGCAGGCGCATGAGACGACGACCGGCCCGGAGATTTTCTCGCAGCTTGACGGTGATGTCGACGCGGTGGTGGTCGGCGTCGGCTCGGGCGGCACGCTGACCGGACTTGGCCGCTTTTTCGCCAAGGCGTCGCCGAAGACGGAGATGGTGCTGGCCGATCCGGTCGGCTCGGTGCTGGCGCCGCTGATCAAGACCGGCAAGATGGAAGAGGCGGGAAGCTGGACCGTGGAAGGCATCGGCGAGGATTTCGTGCCGCCCAACGCCGATCTGTCGCTGGTCAGGAAAGCCTATTCCATCACCGACAAGCAGAGCATGCTGGCCGTGCGTGATCTCCTGTCACGCGAAGGCATCCTGGCCGGTTCTTCCTCCGGCACGCTGCTGTCGACGGCCCTGCGCTATTGCCGCGAACAGACGACGCCCAAGCGCGTCGTCACCTTCGTCTGCGACAGCGGCAACAAGTACCTGTCGAAAGTGTTCGACGATTTCTGGCTGGCCGAGCAGGGGCTGGCCGAACACGAACAGCATGGCGACCTGCGCGACCTCGTCATGCGCACCCACCGCACCGGCGACACGGTCTATGTCGGGCCGGATGAAAGCCTGCTCAACGCCTATGGCCGCATGCGGCGCTCCGATGTCTCGCAATTGCCGGTGCTCGACAATGGCAAGCTGGTCGGCATCGTCGACGAAAGCGATATTCTTGCCCATGTCGACGGACCCTATGACGGGCGCTGGGAGCGCTTCAGCGGCCCGGTGCGCACGGCGATGACCTCCAATCTGCACACGCTGCAGGCCAGCCAGACGCTGGACGTGCTGCTGCCGGTGTTCGACCGCAACGAGGTCGCCATTGTCTTCGACGGCGACGAGTTCGTCGGCCTGATTACCCGCATCGACCTGATCAACCATCTGAGGCGCCGCGCAAAATGA
- a CDS encoding trans-sulfuration enzyme family protein → MTTSGKNRLAFSTRTIHGGQSHDPLTGAVMVPIYATSTYGQQSPGVHKGFEYARSQNPTRFAFERAVADLESGSAAFAFASGLASIATVLELLDSGAHIVATDDIYGGSFRLMERVRKRSANLQVSFVDFTDLAAVEAAIRPETKMLWVETPTNPLLRIVDLEGVAALARRKGILTVADNTFCSPYIQRPLELGIDIVVHSTTKYLNGHSDMVGGVAVVGDNKDLADRLKFLQNAIGAISGPFDSFLALRGLKTLALRMERHSTNGLKIAQWLETRRDVRRVIYPGLASHPQHAIAVQQMHAFGGMISAVLDRDLAGTKRFLERTQLFTLAESLGGVESLIEHPALMTHGSIPAGKRAEIGISDSLVRLSAGIEDGDDLIADLDQALGD, encoded by the coding sequence ATGACCACATCCGGCAAGAACCGTCTGGCCTTCTCCACCCGGACCATCCATGGCGGCCAGAGCCACGACCCGCTGACGGGTGCCGTGATGGTGCCGATCTACGCCACCTCGACCTATGGCCAGCAGTCGCCCGGCGTGCACAAGGGTTTTGAGTATGCCCGCAGCCAGAACCCGACGCGCTTCGCCTTCGAGCGCGCCGTGGCGGACCTGGAGAGCGGCTCGGCAGCCTTCGCCTTTGCTTCTGGCCTGGCATCGATCGCCACGGTGCTGGAACTGCTCGATTCCGGCGCCCATATCGTCGCCACCGACGACATCTATGGCGGCTCGTTCCGGCTTATGGAGCGGGTGCGCAAGCGCTCGGCCAACCTGCAGGTGAGCTTCGTCGATTTCACCGACCTTGCGGCGGTCGAGGCGGCGATCCGGCCGGAGACCAAGATGCTGTGGGTCGAGACGCCGACCAACCCGCTGCTGCGCATCGTCGACCTCGAAGGCGTCGCGGCGCTCGCCAGGCGCAAGGGCATACTGACTGTCGCCGACAACACCTTCTGCAGCCCCTATATCCAGCGGCCGCTGGAGCTCGGCATCGACATCGTCGTCCACTCGACGACCAAATATCTGAACGGCCATTCCGACATGGTCGGCGGGGTGGCCGTGGTCGGCGACAATAAGGATCTCGCCGACCGGCTGAAATTCCTGCAGAATGCCATCGGCGCGATATCGGGTCCGTTCGACAGTTTCCTGGCGCTGCGCGGTTTGAAGACCCTGGCGCTCAGGATGGAACGCCATTCCACCAACGGGCTGAAAATCGCGCAGTGGCTGGAAACCCGCAGGGACGTGCGCCGCGTCATCTATCCCGGCCTCGCCAGCCATCCGCAGCACGCCATCGCCGTCCAGCAGATGCATGCCTTCGGCGGCATGATATCCGCCGTGCTGGATCGCGACCTTGCCGGCACGAAACGCTTCCTCGAACGCACGCAGCTGTTCACGCTGGCCGAAAGCCTCGGCGGGGTGGAGAGCCTGATCGAACACCCGGCGCTGATGACGCATGGCTCCATTCCCGCCGGGAAGCGGGCGGAGATCGGCATATCGGATTCGCTGGTGCGGCTGTCGGCGGGCATCGAGGACGGCGATGACCTGATCGCGGACCTGGATCAGGCGCTGGGGGACTGA
- a CDS encoding GlxA family transcriptional regulator has product MAKREPPTDAPLTFAVLVFPGFPMMAFSSVIEPLRAANILAKRECYRWIIVGATEGTVEASNGVVIQPGFYAEAAPKVDRIVVCSGGDADHLVAEDAASWIRRSLRAGAHVGAVADAAFFLARAGLLDGHACTLHWTSQAAFTEAFPNIELRRDLYVIDRKRFTSAGGVGSLDMMLEIITRDYGAALAASVAEWFVHSPLRSSVDRKLMPLRLRTGVQNELVLSAIAIMEDAVEERLGMAELTAKLGVSSDKLERSFRSELAVSPNGYYRRLRLKRAADLLAHSTLAVRDVALACGFASMSSFARAFREEHGHAPKMARRH; this is encoded by the coding sequence ATGGCCAAGCGCGAACCACCCACAGACGCCCCCCTCACCTTCGCGGTGCTGGTGTTCCCCGGCTTTCCGATGATGGCGTTCAGCTCGGTCATCGAGCCGCTGCGCGCCGCCAACATATTGGCGAAGCGGGAATGCTACCGCTGGATCATCGTCGGGGCGACGGAAGGGACGGTCGAGGCTTCCAACGGCGTCGTCATCCAGCCAGGGTTTTACGCCGAGGCGGCGCCCAAGGTCGACCGCATCGTGGTGTGCTCGGGCGGCGACGCCGATCACCTCGTCGCCGAGGACGCGGCGAGCTGGATCCGCCGCAGCCTGCGGGCCGGCGCCCATGTCGGCGCGGTGGCGGACGCGGCGTTCTTCCTGGCCCGTGCGGGCCTGCTCGACGGCCATGCCTGCACCTTGCATTGGACCAGCCAGGCGGCCTTCACCGAAGCCTTCCCCAACATCGAGCTGCGGCGCGACCTCTACGTCATCGACCGCAAGCGCTTCACTTCGGCCGGCGGCGTCGGCAGCCTCGACATGATGCTGGAGATCATCACCCGCGACTACGGCGCCGCGCTTGCCGCCAGCGTTGCCGAATGGTTCGTGCACAGCCCGTTGCGATCGAGCGTCGACCGCAAGCTGATGCCGCTGCGCCTGCGCACCGGCGTCCAGAACGAGCTGGTGCTGTCGGCCATCGCCATCATGGAGGATGCGGTGGAGGAACGGCTTGGCATGGCGGAGCTGACCGCGAAACTCGGCGTCTCGTCTGACAAGCTCGAACGATCCTTCCGCTCCGAGCTCGCCGTCTCGCCGAACGGCTATTACCGGCGCCTCAGGCTGAAGCGCGCCGCCGATCTGCTGGCACACTCGACGCTCGCCGTGCGCGACGTGGCGCTGGCTTGTGGGTTTGCCTCGATGTCGAGCTTTGCCCGGGCTTTTCGGGAGGAGCACGGGCATGCGCCGAAGATGGCGCGGAGGCATTAG
- a CDS encoding M24 family metallopeptidase, translating to MSIVVFDPDSTEDVDFKDRMRHPVAADPAGGMWLSDTEPSFIDADALRKGRLAKLRGWMRDAGYGGVVLFDPYNQRYATGSRNMFGYFLRNSTRYFFIPADGPIVLFEYPQSYHVSMVLDTIDEARPSKLVWSSVSGRDDGTAGPFADEIAELLKKHGGGSMKLGLDRCSHLQALALEKRGCEVRDCQGEILAVRAVKTPEEVKCLQVSMAGAEAAVYAVREAIKPGVSENELFAIMYGEVIRQGGEFIETRLLTSGQRTNPWFNEASGRKIRPGELLALDTDTIGCYGYYSDFSRTFRCGPGKPTPYQKSLYRMAHDQVQHNISIVKPGMAFREIAEKAWKIPDRFVDQRYTSVMHGVGMHGETPFIAHAMDYETYGRDGHIVPGMVVSVESYIGEKGGREGVKLEDEILITETGTELLSRFPYEDAFLEKEV from the coding sequence ATGAGCATCGTCGTATTCGACCCCGACAGCACCGAGGACGTCGACTTCAAGGATCGCATGCGCCATCCCGTTGCGGCCGACCCTGCCGGCGGCATGTGGCTGTCCGACACGGAGCCGTCCTTCATCGATGCCGACGCCTTGCGCAAAGGCCGGCTGGCGAAACTGCGCGGCTGGATGCGCGACGCCGGTTATGGCGGCGTCGTTTTGTTCGACCCCTACAACCAGCGTTACGCCACCGGCTCGCGCAACATGTTCGGCTATTTCCTGCGCAACTCGACCCGCTATTTCTTCATTCCGGCCGACGGGCCGATCGTGCTGTTCGAATATCCGCAGAGCTACCATGTCTCGATGGTGCTCGACACGATCGACGAGGCGCGTCCTTCCAAGCTTGTCTGGTCTTCCGTGTCCGGCCGCGACGACGGGACCGCCGGCCCCTTCGCTGACGAGATCGCCGAGTTGCTGAAGAAGCATGGCGGCGGCTCGATGAAGCTCGGGCTCGACCGCTGCAGCCACCTGCAGGCGCTGGCCCTGGAAAAGCGCGGCTGCGAGGTCCGCGATTGCCAGGGCGAGATCCTCGCGGTGCGCGCGGTGAAGACGCCTGAGGAGGTGAAGTGCCTGCAGGTGTCGATGGCCGGCGCCGAGGCGGCGGTCTATGCGGTGCGTGAGGCGATCAAGCCCGGCGTATCCGAAAACGAGCTGTTCGCCATCATGTATGGCGAGGTCATCCGCCAAGGCGGCGAGTTCATCGAGACCCGGTTGCTGACCTCGGGCCAGCGCACCAATCCCTGGTTCAACGAAGCCAGCGGCCGCAAGATCAGGCCCGGCGAATTGCTGGCGCTCGATACCGACACGATCGGCTGCTACGGCTATTATTCGGATTTTTCCCGCACCTTCCGCTGCGGGCCGGGCAAGCCGACCCCTTACCAGAAGTCGCTCTACCGCATGGCGCACGACCAGGTTCAGCACAATATTTCGATCGTCAAACCCGGCATGGCTTTCCGCGAGATCGCCGAGAAGGCGTGGAAAATCCCGGACCGTTTCGTCGACCAGCGCTACACCTCGGTCATGCACGGCGTCGGCATGCATGGCGAGACACCGTTCATCGCGCATGCCATGGATTACGAGACCTATGGCCGCGACGGCCATATCGTGCCAGGCATGGTGGTGAGCGTGGAAAGCTATATTGGCGAGAAGGGCGGCCGCGAGGGCGTCAAGCTGGAGGACGAGATCCTGATCACCGAGACCGGCACCGAGCTTCTGTCGCGCTTCCCCTATGAGGACGCGTTTCTGGAGAAAGAGGTTTGA
- a CDS encoding isochorismatase family protein has translation MKAPISIKRGTVAAIFIDLQEEHRQDPRYLVEGYEKILANVQRLQATARQNHVPLHHWAYIVDLDSQVRPFHPTGEDGKSAFSDKSDPLTEICHEVAPADGEALLIKAEASAFRSGPAGDRLKASGIEWLVISGVWTEACIDATVKDAVTMGFRVLLVKDACGSGSAAMHQTAILNLANRLYGGAVTDTDSACRLLAGESVAAWQVEGSVPLRFSFENAARLYAEL, from the coding sequence ATGAAAGCCCCCATCTCCATCAAGCGCGGCACGGTGGCCGCCATCTTCATCGACCTGCAGGAAGAGCACCGGCAGGACCCACGCTACCTCGTTGAGGGCTACGAAAAGATCCTCGCCAACGTCCAGCGCCTGCAGGCCACGGCGCGGCAGAACCATGTGCCGCTTCATCACTGGGCCTATATCGTCGATCTCGACAGCCAGGTCCGGCCCTTTCATCCCACAGGCGAAGACGGCAAGTCGGCCTTTTCCGACAAGAGCGACCCGCTGACCGAAATCTGCCACGAGGTGGCGCCGGCAGATGGCGAGGCGCTGCTGATCAAGGCGGAGGCCAGCGCCTTCCGCTCCGGGCCGGCGGGCGACCGGCTCAAGGCTTCCGGCATCGAATGGCTGGTTATATCGGGCGTGTGGACCGAGGCCTGCATCGACGCCACCGTAAAGGACGCGGTGACGATGGGCTTTCGCGTACTTCTGGTCAAGGACGCCTGCGGCAGCGGCAGTGCGGCCATGCACCAAACCGCCATCCTCAACCTCGCCAACCGGCTCTATGGCGGCGCCGTCACCGACACCGATAGCGCCTGCCGGCTGCTGGCCGGCGAGAGCGTCGCCGCCTGGCAGGTCGAAGGCTCGGTACCCCTGCGCTTCAGCTTTGAAAACGCCGCCCGCCTCTATGCCGAGCTTTGA
- a CDS encoding alpha/beta hydrolase has product MTSRGKYGSWLDPALWAYIDSVNAWYPPEIAGLPVDKQRAVYARMSRAFHQGRPPGVKASDSVIAASRHDIPVRRYRLAGAAPRAAVLYFHGGGFILGGLESHDDICAEICAGTGFDVLSVDYRLAPEHLHPAAFDDALAAFEWSAASIDLPLVLCGESAGGNLAAAVAQATRHHPRAAIGQVLIYPGLGGNEAMGSYVEHADAPLLSTGDVAFYRDVRSIRRQSPDDPTFSPLRDTDFSGLPPTVIVTAECDPLSSDGEIYRDRILEAGGKAWWHEEPRLVHSFLRARTTVLAAAEAFARIIAAVAALGRGEWPY; this is encoded by the coding sequence ATGACCAGCCGCGGCAAATATGGGTCCTGGCTCGACCCGGCGCTCTGGGCCTATATCGACAGCGTCAACGCCTGGTACCCGCCCGAGATCGCCGGCCTGCCGGTCGACAAGCAGCGCGCGGTCTATGCCAGGATGTCCCGGGCCTTCCACCAGGGCCGTCCGCCCGGGGTCAAGGCCAGCGACAGCGTGATTGCCGCTTCGAGGCATGACATCCCGGTCCGCCGCTACCGGCTCGCCGGCGCGGCGCCGCGTGCGGCAGTGCTCTATTTCCATGGCGGCGGCTTCATCCTCGGCGGTCTCGAAAGCCATGACGACATCTGCGCCGAAATCTGCGCCGGCACCGGCTTCGACGTGCTGTCGGTCGACTACCGGCTGGCGCCGGAGCATCTCCACCCCGCCGCCTTCGACGATGCGCTGGCCGCTTTCGAATGGTCGGCCGCAAGCATCGACCTGCCGCTCGTGCTCTGCGGCGAAAGCGCGGGCGGCAATCTGGCGGCGGCGGTGGCACAGGCCACGCGTCACCATCCGCGCGCCGCGATCGGCCAGGTGCTGATCTATCCCGGTCTCGGCGGCAACGAGGCGATGGGCTCCTATGTCGAACATGCCGACGCGCCGCTGCTGTCGACAGGCGACGTCGCCTTCTACCGCGACGTTCGCTCGATCAGGCGGCAATCGCCCGACGATCCGACCTTCTCGCCGTTGCGCGATACCGATTTCTCCGGCCTGCCGCCAACGGTGATCGTCACGGCCGAGTGCGACCCGCTGTCGTCGGACGGCGAGATCTATCGCGACCGCATCCTGGAAGCCGGCGGCAAGGCGTGGTGGCATGAGGAGCCTCGCCTCGTGCACAGTTTCCTGCGCGCCCGCACGACCGTACTAGCCGCGGCGGAAGCCTTTGCGCGCATCATCGCGGCGGTCGCCGCGCTGGGCCGGGGGGAGTGGCCGTACTGA
- the dnaQ gene encoding DNA polymerase III subunit epsilon — MREIIFDTETTGLDSRDDRVIELGGVELVNRFPTGRTFHHYINPQGRAIHAEAQSVHGISAADLAGKPSFAEIAEEWLKFTEGAKLVAHNATFDIGFLNVEFGRLGHPPVDNGLVVDTLALARRKHPMGPNSLDALCRRYGIDNTKRTKHGALLDSELLAEVYIELIGGKQAALILDSATAPAQGGDNVRQIEIIVAERPAPLLPRLTEAERAAHAAMVATLGEKALWLKASPQEAAQALSS, encoded by the coding sequence ATGCGTGAGATCATTTTCGATACGGAAACCACCGGCCTCGATTCGCGAGACGACCGCGTGATCGAGCTTGGCGGCGTCGAGCTGGTCAATCGTTTTCCGACCGGCAGGACCTTCCATCACTATATCAACCCGCAAGGCCGCGCGATCCACGCCGAGGCGCAGTCCGTGCACGGCATCAGCGCGGCCGATCTCGCGGGCAAACCGAGCTTCGCCGAAATCGCCGAGGAATGGCTGAAATTCACGGAAGGCGCCAAGCTGGTCGCCCACAACGCCACGTTCGATATCGGCTTCCTCAACGTCGAATTCGGCCGGCTCGGTCACCCGCCTGTCGATAACGGGCTTGTCGTCGACACGCTGGCCCTGGCGCGCCGCAAGCACCCGATGGGTCCCAATTCGCTCGACGCGCTGTGCCGGCGTTACGGCATCGACAATACCAAGCGCACCAAGCACGGCGCCCTGCTCGATTCCGAGTTGCTGGCCGAGGTCTATATCGAGCTGATCGGCGGCAAGCAGGCCGCCCTGATCCTCGACAGCGCCACCGCGCCGGCCCAGGGCGGCGACAATGTCCGCCAAATCGAGATCATCGTTGCCGAGCGCCCCGCGCCGCTGCTGCCGCGTCTGACCGAAGCGGAGCGCGCGGCGCACGCCGCCATGGTCGCTACGCTCGGCGAAAAGGCGCTGTGGCTGAAAGCCTCCCCACAGGAAGCAGCCCAGGCGCTATCCTCATAA